Proteins from a single region of Argiope bruennichi chromosome 6, qqArgBrue1.1, whole genome shotgun sequence:
- the LOC129971062 gene encoding DNA-directed RNA polymerase II subunit RPB9-like has protein sequence MSFTLKSGQKNDAGPGFVGIKFCQECNNMLYPREDKENKVLLYACRNCDYQEVTTNNCIYVNKITHEVDELTQIVSDVIHDPTLPRTEDHICPKCNHKESVFFQAQSRRAEDEMRLYYVCTNPNCCHRWTE, from the exons ATGTc aTTTACATTGAAAAGTGGCCAGAAAAATGATGCTGGACCTGGTTttgttggaataaaattttgtcagGAATg taacaACATGTTGTACCCCAgagaagataaagaaaataaagtacttCTTTATGCA tgcAGAAATTGTGACTATCAAGAAGTTACCACCAACAACTGTATATATGTAAACAAGATTACACATGAAGTAGA TGAGCTGACACAAATTGTTTCTGATGTAATTCATGATCCAACGCTGCCAAGAACAGAGGACCACATATGCCCTAAATGTAATCACAAAGAATCTGTATTTTTCCAAGCTCAGAGCAGAAGGGCTGAG gaTGAAATGAGATTGTACTATGTGTGTACAAATCCAAATTGTTGTCACAGATGGACTGAATAA